In Pirellula sp. SH-Sr6A, the DNA window AACGATGCGGCCCCGGATACCCCAGTCTTTTTGCTCCACCTTTATGACTCGGCCATGCTGAACAAGGCCGCAATTCGAGCGCTAGGCATGGGTCAACATACCCCGAACCCGCCGGGAGGATTGATCGCCAAGGATCAACGCGGTAACCCCACGGGTTTGCTGATCGCCGAGCCGAATGCACTCATCCTCTATTCAACGATCGCCAATGCACCCAAATTATCCTTCGAAGATCAGCTGAATTCCACCAGACACTTCATGCGGGAATTGAATCGGTTCGGTGTAACAAGTGTCTCGGACGCAGGTGGTGGCGGACAAAACTACCCGAGCGACTATGCAGTTGTCAATCAACTTGAAAAAGAAGGTCACCTCACCTTGCGTATCGCCTACAGCCTCTTTGCGCAGAAGCCGGGCGAAGAGTTGAATGACTACCTCCGATGGCTTGGCATGACAAGACCTGGTCAAGGCTCCGATTTGCTGCGAGTCAACGGAGCTGGAGAGAATCTCGCTTGGAGCGCTGCGGACTTTGAGAATTTCCTCCAGCCTCGCCCCGATTTGAAACCCATCATGGAGAGCGAATTGGAAGCAATCGTTATGAAGCTGGCCGAAGCCAAATGGCCTTGGAGAATTCACGCAACCTACGATGAATCGATCGACCGGTTTCTTACCATTTTCGAGCGAGTCCACCGTGAGCACCCGATCGATCAACTACGCTGGTTTATCGACCATGCTGAAACAGTTTCCGATCGAAACCTGGAACGGATTCAACGTCTCGGTGGCGGGATCGCCATTCAACACCGCATGGCCTACCAAGGCGAATACTTCATTCGCCGATACGGGGTCGAGCAAGTGAAGCAACTCCCTCCCATTCGAAAGATGCTCAAAATGGGTATACCCGTTGGTGCTGGTACCGACGGCACTCGAGTCGCCAGCTACCATCCATGGACTTGCTTATGGTGGATGGTGACAGGCCAAACGGTTGGAGGCACCGTCATGCACGATTCGGAGGATTGCATGACCCGCGAAGAAGCTCTGAAACTCTACACGCACGGCAGCGCATGGTTCAGCAACGAAGATGACCGAAAAGGAACACTATCGGTCGGCAAGTTTGCGGACCTAGCTGTACTGTCCGAAGACTACTTTACCGTAGAGCCCGACGGGATTCGGAGCATCGAAAGCGTTCTTACCATGGTGGGTGGAAAAGCAGTTTATGCAAATGGGCACTACGCACATCTGGCTCCCGACCTACCCCCTATCAGTCCCGATTGGTCGCCCGTCCATTTCTATGGGGGTTACGATAACAGCCTTACGACTCCTCCGCAGCACAACCATAAAACAATCATGGCGGCAGATGGACGAGCATGGACTACGTCCTGTGGCTGCGGTACCTAGAACCGAACTTGTTCGTTGTGCGTTGCACTGCACCTATGCTTTGCCCGGCTCTCATGAAAACAAGATACTTCTCCAGTAACTGCAGTCCTTCTCATGCCCCCCGGATCGCCCGGTAATTCGCAGTGAGAAAAAAAACAATTAAGCCGCGCGCATGTCCTCTATCACACAGGTGATTGAGTTCGACCTCATGCTCGCGGCTCAACAAATGAAGCGTCAAATCGATTACGACTTCGAGTCGCTATCCT includes these proteins:
- a CDS encoding amidohydrolase, which produces MSIQTVLYNGRITTQDLNKPEVSAMAVSDGHIAAIGSDDEIKRLADASTQLIDLDNRRVIPGLNDSHLHVIRAGLFANLELRWDGTPTLTQALRQLKEQARRTPPPQWVRVIGGWNEFQFAEGRMPTFQELNDAAPDTPVFLLHLYDSAMLNKAAIRALGMGQHTPNPPGGLIAKDQRGNPTGLLIAEPNALILYSTIANAPKLSFEDQLNSTRHFMRELNRFGVTSVSDAGGGGQNYPSDYAVVNQLEKEGHLTLRIAYSLFAQKPGEELNDYLRWLGMTRPGQGSDLLRVNGAGENLAWSAADFENFLQPRPDLKPIMESELEAIVMKLAEAKWPWRIHATYDESIDRFLTIFERVHREHPIDQLRWFIDHAETVSDRNLERIQRLGGGIAIQHRMAYQGEYFIRRYGVEQVKQLPPIRKMLKMGIPVGAGTDGTRVASYHPWTCLWWMVTGQTVGGTVMHDSEDCMTREEALKLYTHGSAWFSNEDDRKGTLSVGKFADLAVLSEDYFTVEPDGIRSIESVLTMVGGKAVYANGHYAHLAPDLPPISPDWSPVHFYGGYDNSLTTPPQHNHKTIMAADGRAWTTSCGCGT